The following are encoded in a window of Methanococcus voltae genomic DNA:
- a CDS encoding undecaprenyl-diphosphate phosphatase, producing MLGFEQIILGIVQGFTEFLPVSSSGHLAIISKLLSIEPQISYFAALHFATFLAVFMFVKDDVIEITKGLVQKDKSSMDLSFKLIISTIPAVIVGLLLKNFFTSFYGSLKFIGLFLAVTGIMMIMSDKINHGTKSMYDISHKDALLVGITQAFAILPGISRSGSTLFTSVYRGMKKEDAFKYSFIMSLPVTAGAGVLELSDVALTFDSIVGLVFATLSGLIALSIVKKLIINNKLKIFGYYCIIMSILVIMFL from the coding sequence ATGTTAGGATTTGAACAAATTATACTAGGCATAGTCCAGGGATTTACGGAATTTTTACCCGTTTCAAGTTCTGGACACTTGGCAATTATCTCCAAATTGTTGTCAATTGAGCCACAAATAAGTTATTTTGCAGCTTTGCATTTTGCTACTTTTTTGGCAGTTTTTATGTTCGTTAAAGACGATGTAATTGAAATTACCAAAGGATTAGTTCAAAAAGATAAATCATCTATGGATTTAAGCTTTAAATTAATTATATCAACAATACCTGCCGTTATCGTAGGATTACTATTAAAAAACTTTTTTACGTCATTTTACGGTTCTTTAAAATTTATCGGTTTATTCTTAGCCGTTACGGGTATTATGATGATTATGTCTGATAAAATAAACCATGGGACTAAATCCATGTATGATATAAGCCATAAAGACGCTTTGTTAGTTGGAATTACCCAGGCATTCGCAATATTACCGGGAATCTCACGTAGTGGTTCTACCCTATTCACTTCCGTATATAGGGGGATGAAAAAAGAGGACGCGTTTAAATACTCCTTTATAATGAGTTTACCTGTTACAGCAGGTGCTGGAGTTCTTGAATTAAGCGACGTAGCATTAACTTTCGACTCAATTGTTGGACTAGTGTTTGCCACGCTTTCAGGATTAATCGCCTTATCAATTGTTAAAAAATTGATAATAAACAATAAATTAAAAATATTTGGGTATTATTGTATTATAATGTCAATTTTGGTAATAATGTTCTTATAA